A window of the Ostrea edulis chromosome 1, xbOstEdul1.1, whole genome shotgun sequence genome harbors these coding sequences:
- the LOC125664226 gene encoding E3 ubiquitin-protein ligase TRIM71-like encodes MHPRRSAQEVLLCDLCETVPLQSHCELCNINFCVNCVGKHLSDSSKRHKVVPFLHRKSTPNYPKCPKHADKHCELYCEKCDIPVCSTCITSGKHKGHDISDVLEKLSAKTESLEKDLEELESRIYPRYEEMASGVQTEKSELETNYGKLTTAADQQGEALHREVTAIVNQRKSDIQEMKNKHLSTLNKNTEEITQKMAELEQIISDLKSILKSKDVSLTSTYKSRNGEFRQLPPKVRVTLPSLSPQKINTEKLREMFGSLLPLSINTEQGDTMKSAEAVSSPPVKPLLDEPRVTATIDTGYDYLYSVSCLSEDQVWTCGDYNKTMKLLNLQSKLLTSIQTKSGDTPRDIAVTRDGDLVYTDSNNINLIKNKQIQTVITLQGWRPLYVCCTAANDLLVTMESDDREQSKVVRYSGSTEKQSIQFDDQGRPLYSSGDDKYLSENKNLDICVADCGASAVVVVNQSGKLRFRYTGHPSNTELLFKPYGITTDSQSHILTADYHNHCIHILDQDGQFLRYIHCDLVGPCGLCVDIRDNLFVAECYTAKVRKIQYL; translated from the coding sequence ATgcatccccggcgcagtgctcaggaagtcctactgtgtgacctctgtgaaactgtccccctacagagtcattgtgaactttgtaatataaatttcTGTGTTAACTGTGTAGGAAAACATCTCTCAGACTCGTCTAAAAGACACAAAGTTGTGCCCTTTTTACACAGAAAGTCTACTCCTAACTACCCGAAATGTCCGAAACACGCGGACAAACATTGTGAACTTTACTGCGAAAAATGCGacattcctgtctgttctacctgcaTCACTTCAGGTAAACATAAAGGTCACGATATATCAGATGTTCTGGAAAAACTCAGCGCTAAAACAGAAAGCTTAGAAAAAGATTTAGAGGAACTAGAGAGCAGAATTTATCCccgatatgaagaaatggcgtcCGGTGTCCAAACTGAGAAATCCGAGTTAGAAACGAATTACGGGAAACTGACAACAGCTGCCGACCAACAAGGAGAAGCCTTACACCGGGAGgtcaccgccattgtcaaccagcgGAAATCCGACATCcaggagatgaaaaacaaacacctatctaccctgaataaaaatacagaagaaatcacacagaaaatggcggaactcGAACAAATCATttccgacttgaaatcaatcctaaaatcaaaAGACGTCTCTCTAAcgtctacttacaaatctaggaatggCGAGTTCCGACAATTACCTCCGAAAGTCCGAGTCACATTACCGAGTTTatctcctcagaaaataaacacagaaaagctccgtgaaatgtttggttctctgttaccattatccattaacacagaacaaggcgacacaatgaagtcagcagaagctgtatcgtctcctccagtcaaaccactgcttgatgagccgcgcgtcaccgccaccatagacactgggtatgaCTATctatacagtgttagctgtctgagtgaagatcaagtctggacatgcgGGGACTATAACAAAaccatgaagctgctcaacctccagagtaaactactgacatcaatacaaaccaagtcaggggaCACACCGcgggacatagcagtgacacgggacggagatcttgtttatactgataGTAACAATATAAACctaattaagaataaacagatacagaccgtgatcacactacaggggtggagacctctctatgtctgctgtaccgcggctaacgatctcctggttaccatggagAGTGATGATAGAgaacaatccaaagtcgtgcgttactccggctccacagagaaacaaagcattcagtttgatgatcagggtcgtcctctctattcatctgGTGATGAtaaatacctcagtgagaacaagaacctggatatctgtgtggctgactgtggagctagtgcagtagtggtggtcaatcagtcaggaaaactccgatttagatacactggtcatccctctaataccgagCTATTATTTAAACCAtacggcatcactacagacagccagagtcacatcctgacagcagactatCACAATCactgtatccacatcctagatcaggacggacagttcctccgttacattcactgtgatttagtCGGTCCATgtggtttatgtgtggacatcagagacaacctctttgtggctgagtgttacactgctaaagtgaggaaaatccaatatctataa